The Narcine bancroftii isolate sNarBan1 chromosome 8, sNarBan1.hap1, whole genome shotgun sequence region gagggatgacttaaagtgggatgtgagtggaaagaaaaaggttgagaaccactgctttggagtgaggaaaccgtgcacataaggaGTCCatgaagtacaattaaaacagtggtttccaaactttttcttcccactcacatcccaccttgagccatcccttactcatcacggaGCCCCGAGGgaagagggatgacttaaagtgggatgtgagtggagttGAGTGAAAGAGGTTTTGGGGAGGAAACACCAGCCATGATTCGAATGGCCTGACCACACATTCTTCAGGCTCCACTCATGCAGACTCGGCGGCGGCACAAACGCTGGCCAGAACCCTTCCAATTAATCGTGAAATGCCGCCGGGGCAACGGTCCGCCCGTAAAAGGCCCCAGGCGAAGGGGGCGGCCGTTCCCTGACGCAGGAGGCCATCCTTACCCCAGGGCCGCCGCTCAATCCCGGGCCGCCACGGCGACCGCCCTGCGCCGTCCAATCCGCTCTCGCCCTCGCCACTGAGTGACAGGCGGCGCCACGCCCCGCGCGCGGCAGATCACAGGGCTCCTGGCCGCCGGGACTTGCCGGCTCAGGGTTCTTGCATCGTTTCCCTGCGCTTTTGCATACGGTGCATTATCGTGGCCAAGAGGAGGATCTTGTTATCCAATCTGAGTACCGCTGTTTCGGTGAGAGTTTGGGCCAGACTGGAAAAGGACATCAGTGCACAGTCCGCAGATCATGGAAAGCAAAATGTGATTGATATtgcgggcttgagctcttctgagtggtccaatttaaaaaaaaaaccagcagtCCTGTTATTGAGAATAGTTTATTATTACTTCCCCTCCCAATATTATTAATCTAAAATCCCATTGTGCCATGATTGATGTTTTAACTCCTTATTTCTGAATGATCTTCTGGATTCCAAGTACAGTGATTTAACCCCCTATGCATGGAAATAGACATAATTAACACAGATCTTGTtcttgaagtaaaaacgcaaaatgctggagaagccccTCGCATTTTCTTTTCACATCTTGATGAAGATCTTGATCAAGCCTGAAACCTTCGCTAGATAAGGGACCCTGTTGGACCTGCTGGGCTTTTACTTCGGTGTCTAcaaatttttttgtgattttcttcTTGTTCATGAGCAGCTATCAAGCCCACGTCTGGGAATGGAAGATAATGTTTATGAACTTGCTATGAATCTTCTGTCGAGACCAATGAAATCATTGATAGAGAAGTGAAAGGGCTAGGTGTAGAAGTCCCGGGGCTTCACCATTCTGGCAACTTCACCATTCTGGCAACTTCACCATTCTGGCAACTTCACCATTCTGGCAACTTCACCATTCTGGCAACTTCACCATTCTGGCAACTTCACCATTCTGGCAACTTCACCATTCTGGCAACTTCACCATTCTGGCAACTTCACCAGGGTGAAATGATTTCCTGCCAACATTAGGGTTGCCAACCACCTTCCTTTGGATGACCATTCCAACTATGAGAATCTTTTACTCGTTCGTTTAACTGGGGTTCCTTGACCTCACATTTGATCAAATATTGAACTGATTTCAAGATAAGTCCATTCCACCTCACTTTTATAATTCGGCTTTTTGATCTATCCTCGCCAAAGATACAGTAGTCACAAAAATTGCTTCACTTCACTTAATGGAGTATCCATATtttgagaataaaaaaaaattgtaatcctTTCCATCTTTGTAGCCCACAGGCTTCtatttagaggaaaatagaaTATGATGTTTAAAATATAGTCTAGAATTGCAGAAGATTATCATTTTTGCTTTGGGACCTTAAAGGTTATCGATGTAAATATTAAAACAGTCATGCAGATGAAGAGCCTGAGACCTCGCTAACTGTCGACGTGGCAGTTACAGGACTGAGGGCTGGGTAAAGAGTATCCATGTTCCACGTGAACCGAAAGTCATTTATCCCATAAAAATAAACATTCACGATCAAAGTTATTCTTTCGCCAGTTTTCACTATTTTTCAAGTCAAAGTATGTTGTTTTTAGTTgttcatttgccaacattgttcgAAATGTTTGCTTCCTCACACAACGAACCAGAGAACAGCAACTAACTTTAATTGCAAAGTATTGAGACTAACTTCGTCCAGAACCTCCATCTGCAGTTATTGTGTCTCGCTGGTTGTCATTTGAGTTTTAAAGCAACGTTTAGATTGCTATCTATATTAAAATACATTTGCCACGCTCCATAATGTAATCTTACTGTTTTGCATGAGAATAAAACGAATGTATCGaacatgaaattatttttttcccctgttGGAACTTTTGCAGACCCGCCCTTCCCCCCGTTAGCAATTCATGAAGATGAGGTTGTTTATGTCAAGACTCTGTAAGAATGCAAGCTGATGCCGTAACTCCAATTCGGTCAGGATGATCCACTCAGAGTGGGACGGTGACCCCGAGAGGTGCTCCGTATCTTCGCCCACGGAGGCGGAGCCGTCAGCTCGCATTTCCAAAATGTGGAGCAAATTCCTTCTGGAACTTTCGCGGAACTGTCTATAAAAACGAGAGGGCCGAGGTTGAGCGATTGTCaactgcagtggaacttgctgagTGCAATTCGGAGGGGAGCCCCTGAGCCACAGCCTGAGCGGAATCAAGGTAAGACCGCGTTGCGGCCGGCTGCTCTGTCTCGTCACGATCCTTGCACCCTGTGCGAAATCTTCCAGTGTGAACTGAAAGTTGTATTGAGTTCGGTCTCTCCTACAAGCACCTCAATTCATAGAGAATCACGACAAAAAACCCTGTAGATGtcggaatcttgagcaaagaatgaGCTGCACGGGTCAGACCCCATCTATGGGTAGGAATGGTCCATGTTTCGGGTCCGAACTCTTTCTCCACACACTTAATTTCGATAAAGGGATCCCAAAAGCGTTGACTGACAATTTCTACCCATGcgagagaccagctgagttccacgTTTTAATGTTCCGGGCATTGGAATTAAATAACGTGACGAGGAGGATTCCTTTACTTAagcgctaaggcagacgagactggcTGTGGAAATTGCTCTGCACCGACCACCATCCCCTTCCCGACAGATATGAAGTCCAAGCAAGGGATGAAACGGGGCGAGGAAGCATTGTCAGCGTGGGCAGATTGAAGTAATTGGAACTAATCCAAGACAACGGAGAGAATAAACAAGTCTTCATTTGTAGCAAACTCACAAATGGCTTTGGAAACCATGAACTTAAAAACCCACAATGCTCAATGATAATTTGATGAGAGCACAAGTTTGAGCTCTCATCTGCCAACATCTGAACCATCTTGTGGAATGGAAGGATCCTGTTTGAAGTTTAGTGTTTTCGCTCGGATATTCCAAATTGATATTATCCAACACTTGCTTGAGAATTCGCTTTCAGGTGTTAGCAAACCTTCAGTGTCTGATGTTTTCATGTATTTATTTCAGTCTGTTTCAAGTTCAAGCGGCAGACAAGCTTGAACCATCGTTGCCGACGTGTCATACGCTCCATCACAGTTCTGgctccaatctctctctctcagaaggGGCGGCCAAAAGAGAACCCCAACAATACCCCATAGGGTCAAACGTGGGCAAGGAATTCCAATGCTCTGACGTCCCTGGTGAATCAGTCGCCCTCCAGGATTGACATTATTTGCATCAGTAGAAAGTGCACAGGATTTACTCGGGTGGGAGGTAAAATTCGATGACCAAGAGTGGCTTAGTAGCATCGGCCAGATCAGATGTTCAGCAAATAGgaggaaaaaaacattttttgggtCTCATCCTTAGCATTGAGAGAAGACGTACTTTACAAGCCttgtggagaatttttttttaacttgggaGTACTGCAATCATGTTCAATGGGATCTTGGGAGCTCAAAACTTGGCAAATGTGAGATTCTGCGAAATGTGCACAATTGGCCACACCATCATCAGTCAGgggaccgactgagtttctccagcgttgattttttttaaacttcaacctCTGTTTTACTTCTTTATAAATTAGAAGGACAAGGGCTTTCAGGTGCATGAGAATCCTACACCATTCTGACTAGGAAATATATTGCTACGAATTCAGTTTTGGGATCCAAATCCTGGAATTCACTAGCAAACAACATTGTAAGAAGACTTTCACCAGATGAATTCAGTGGATTGAGAACATGATTTACTGTTACTTTCTTAGGATTAACTAGCATAGGATGAGTACCTgactaaagcaaattttaaaagtatggtgaatatatatatatatatatatagagagagagagattttaaaaataaatggaaatgtagtgaactgggattcacaagAAGTGTGCTGGACTGACGACTGGTCCCGCCTCCTCCCGGAGGCCCGTATATCACTCTGGTTTCCTGCCTCAACCCAGaaaccctctgaagcctgttcatgaacccttcctgttgttgtaagctaataaaagcgttagttctccctccagggAGGAAGCTTATTTTATTACCATATTAGTAAGGTGGTAAAGTTAGTGCCGACTTTGCAGTATGCGGCTAGCCAGCAATTTCTGTTGAATACTATTACTGCAAAACTATTTCAGATTAGTtaaatattttatgaagattgTACAACCAATTGTTAGTGATTCATTAACATTTTCACTTATTTAAGGGATCATTTTTAATTATTGGGCTTTGCAAACCATGTGATGAGAATTCGTACATTCAGCGGAAGCAGATGATCAAAAATGAAAATTCTGAGGTTTTAAGTCTATTTTAACCCCCTTCTAGGCAACCAACCCATTTGTCCCTCCATGCATTTCAATATGTTGTTTCAATAGAAAATAACCAAATGAACTGTATACCCTTCACTTGTATTTGTTATATCTTTCAGAATGAACTTGGCAAAGATGTACATCCCCTTGAAAAGATTTCAAGGTACAATAAATGGCTGTAAACTTTAGGTTACCATTAATAGTTTGAATGTGAGCTTTTAAACAGTATCATGTATgccaataatatatttttaaaaaatattggcaTTAAAACTTCTTACGATTTCACAAACGGCAGCTTCTTTATTGGACTTCAACTTATCAATATTTTTCACATTTGAAATGGCTATTACAGTTTCAAGAGAAATGTAATTTGTGAAAACTAGAAATGTTGTTGACATGTAAAAATAAATTGCagcaaataaagtttttaaaaaaatgtggggTGTCATGCCCACAattaaccttctccccatatataaataaaaatgaaatggcTTGAAATTGAGAACTATGGAACTGAGAACTGACAATGTTGAATAACTTATGTGCCTCGATTTCTTTAGGTTGTCAGAATAGCATGTCTTCATGTCAAGATGAtaattttaaagaattgattagcCTTTATGAAGCTGGAACTTGTCTGAAATTATGTGCCCATACATGAGAATGCAACCATTTGGCCATGTATTTCAAAATATGAATAATGTATATTGATTTTATTTGTGGGACCAAGCCTCCAGTTAAGGCACAAATGAGGGAGAGAGTGATCTTTAAAGTTACCTGTTGTATTACAGCCTCCATGGTGCATCATTTCTCTGTTGGATTCCGATTAATGGGTGAGAAATCTGTGGTAAAATTGAAATTAAGCTCGGTCATTAAAATTTGATTGCTTTACAAGGTTATGCAATTAATTCAACAGGACAGTAACCATCTAGTTATACACTGGGTAAGTGAAATGTTTAAATTACAATATTTAGATTACATCATAATTTGTGTAATCTATTTATTCCATTCTTTGCCTACAGTGTTATTGGTTCATCTTTCCTGCGTGAAACCATGGAGATGAAATTTATACTACTAAATCTGCTACTTGCCACAGTAACAGCAGACCGCatgaaattgaaagagcacacATCCATCCTGGCAGATAGTACAATGAACCTGGCACTCAACCTCTACAAAACAATGGCCAAGGACCAGAAATTTACATCTGAAAACCTCCTTTTGTCCCCTATGGTGGTAGCTTCCTCCTTGGGCGTGATGTCTCTGGGTGCAAAAGACAAAACAGCCAAACAGGTCAAGTCCCTCCTCAATGTAAACCTGCATGATGATGCTTTCCACCCTACTTTCTCAGAACTGTTCAATGAAGTTAGCAATGAATCAGCCCGCAACAGCACTTGGAAGATTGGCAGCTGCCTTTATGGACCAAGTTCAATCAAGTTCAATGATGAGTTTGTTCAGAAGAGCAAGACACACTACAAACATGATCATTCGAAGATTAATTTTAGAGACAGGAGAAGTTTAGTCCAGTCCCTAAATGAATGGGCTTCCAAAGCCACAGAGGGAAAACTTGGAGAAATCACAAAGGATTTACCCAATATTGATGGTGCTTTGTTTGTCAATGCCATGTATTTTAAGCGTGAGTAttatatttacaaaataattaaaattgtgATACGCTTCAAATACAATTATTGTGGTAGCACCATGCTACAAATTTGATTGTTATCTTTTGTAGCTCACTGggatgaaaagtttcaccagaacATGATTGATACAAGAGCCTTCTTGGTAACCAGAAGTCATACTACTTCTGTTCCCATGATGCATCGTACAGGTAAGTATGAATTACTTTTGAATGCAAGTATCAATGAACAATAAATCATACAAAACAGAAAAAGTGATAATAGGGACACTTGGCTTCTGGTTTTTTGAGAAAGAataatttttcccctctctgtcaTAGAGCGACCTCAGCTAAAGGTGTGTTTAGTTGAACCCCCAGTGAGAAGAGCTGGGCTTTGTTGCTCTTAAGGGTTGCGACCCCCCCTATGACTGAGGGGCAATATATCAAAGAACATTAAACAGTTTTGTAACCAGATTCCAATGATGGAGCTAATGCTTTCAATAAATAAAGGGGGACAACCTGGCAAAACAAAAGTATTGATTTTGGAGATGTTACTTGCcaagttttttttccaaaggatccTGTCAAATTTAGTGAAAAGTAAACTTGGCAACATATTAATACAAAATATTTGGCACAGGGAAAGAGAATAGTATTGTAAATTGTAACTGGAAATGTAGATTTTACAATACCTTCACAGTGATAATTGGAGTGACTGTGGGGATTCTAAAGtagatcctttatccggacacctaaaatccagaaagctccaaaatccggcaagtggggactggcAGTTGGGGAAGGCGGCCGGGGGACCGGCGGctgttgggggagactgccgggcgactggaagtgggtgggggtggataggcagcacaattcgggagggctttccgaaatccagaaaaatccgaaattcggaacacactgtcccccaagggttccgtataaaggatcgtgtacctgtatcgaCATAATTTCTTCCTTCACAATCCTGCCCGACTTGTTCAACATCCACACCAGCTTCTGTTTTTGTTGGGTTTCCAGCATCTAATATTTTTTAATGAATCTATGTTCAAGTGATTACCATTTCTGACATTTACCTTTTTCTAGGATTATATAACTACTATGAGGATACAGATAATAAAGTTCAGTTTCTTGAGATGCCCCTTGCACACAAATACTCCACCATGATTTTCATATTGGCAAATCATGTGGAGTcactggagagagtggagaagttGCTGACTAAGGAACAGCTCAACATTTGGTTCAGAAAGATGAAAAGACAAGCTGTTAGTATCTCTCTTCCCAAAGTTAACATTGAAGTTAGTCATGAATTACAGGTAAGAACCACAAGTTAAATACTTTGTATAATCAAGGAATTACATTATATACAAGTTCTTTCAATACAAGGCCAATCTTTGCAGTTTACCACCATTTTTTCTCAAAACAGTAGACAAACATGCCTCAAAAAGTAACTTTCAGCTTTGAAAATGCaccttttcatttgcatcaacattctggaaaaaaataGTTGCTATCCTGctttttgcttaaaaaaaaattaaaaccacaAATCATGTTTTATTCTCTCAAATCAGATTTCTATGGCACAACAATGAAACAACCCTATCAAGCTTTAAAAATTACATCCTCCAATATATAAATCTGGTTTAGTTTTCAAAGGGCCATTGTCACATGTACAAAGATGCAATGCTAGTGTTTGTTTTGCCAGCAGGCATCTCATTTCAAGACAGTACAAAAGTGAAGTGCTGCGTTCTATATTTAttcagacaaacagcatggtaacaggccattttggcccacaagtccattccacccaatttataccccattaacctatacccccagtagGCTTCAAATGGTAGAAAGTggaccctcctccccccccccc contains the following coding sequences:
- the LOC138740354 gene encoding serpin H1-like, with the translated sequence MEMKFILLNLLLATVTADRMKLKEHTSILADSTMNLALNLYKTMAKDQKFTSENLLLSPMVVASSLGVMSLGAKDKTAKQVKSLLNVNLHDDAFHPTFSELFNEVSNESARNSTWKIGSCLYGPSSIKFNDEFVQKSKTHYKHDHSKINFRDRRSLVQSLNEWASKATEGKLGEITKDLPNIDGALFVNAMYFKPHWDEKFHQNMIDTRAFLVTRSHTTSVPMMHRTGLYNYYEDTDNKVQFLEMPLAHKYSTMIFILANHVESLERVEKLLTKEQLNIWFRKMKRQAVSISLPKVNIEVSHELQKYLQELGLTEAIDKNKADFSGITGKKDLHVSNMLHAIAIEWGIEGNDFDRDLHSQEEMKSPKLFYADHPYIFLVRDNKTNSILLIGKLVKPKGNNHDEL